One Methylobacterium oryzae DNA window includes the following coding sequences:
- a CDS encoding glycosyltransferase family 4 protein: MVDNFGLRAARDSDRAAAPALRAVGNAAAELRITCVHQGFELYGSDRCFIETVRTIRAAHPGARIDVVLPRRGPIVAALEPFASEIVIAPLWILRRKNLARLVTLGLMALPIAMIRAWRRIRASDLVYINTTVVADYLLAARLVPGRSIVHVHEIPEGAVLKVLRGLIRWSGANVVFNSRATERAYALPRGATARVVYNGIAGPAEPNRSAYVGARPLRVLMLGRISRIKGQDVLVEALASLPEPVRRRIALRIVGSAFEDEARERALVGRIAEAGLAAQVTLEPFVADPTALYRWADVVTMPSQRPESLGRVAIEAMSYGVPPLVTAIGGLPEVVEDGKTGWIVPPGGPEPIAAVLADLVADPARWRDFGRAARARYLSLFSEASAAEGIEAMVRTTLRRPTATDPSRAADAPARPAA; the protein is encoded by the coding sequence ATGGTAGATAACTTCGGACTGAGAGCGGCGCGCGACAGCGATCGTGCTGCCGCCCCCGCGCTGCGGGCCGTCGGCAACGCCGCTGCGGAGCTTCGGATCACGTGCGTCCACCAGGGATTCGAGCTGTACGGCTCGGATCGCTGCTTCATCGAGACCGTCCGCACGATCCGGGCCGCCCATCCGGGTGCGCGGATCGACGTGGTGCTGCCGCGACGCGGGCCGATCGTGGCCGCGCTGGAGCCCTTCGCCAGCGAGATCGTGATCGCCCCGCTCTGGATCCTGCGGCGCAAGAACCTGGCGCGCCTCGTAACCCTGGGTCTGATGGCTCTGCCCATCGCGATGATCCGTGCGTGGCGCCGCATCCGCGCGAGCGACCTCGTCTACATCAACACCACCGTGGTGGCCGACTACCTGCTGGCCGCCCGGCTGGTCCCCGGCCGGAGCATCGTCCACGTCCACGAGATCCCCGAAGGCGCCGTGCTGAAGGTCCTGCGCGGGCTGATCCGCTGGAGCGGCGCCAACGTGGTGTTCAACTCGCGCGCCACCGAGCGGGCCTACGCCCTGCCCCGCGGGGCGACCGCCCGGGTCGTCTACAACGGGATCGCGGGTCCCGCCGAGCCGAATCGGAGCGCCTACGTCGGCGCCCGCCCGCTCCGCGTGCTGATGCTCGGCCGGATCAGCCGGATCAAGGGCCAGGACGTCCTCGTGGAGGCGCTGGCCTCCCTGCCGGAGCCCGTGCGTCGGCGGATCGCGCTGCGCATCGTCGGCAGCGCCTTCGAGGACGAGGCCCGCGAGCGGGCCCTGGTCGGGCGGATCGCCGAGGCGGGGCTCGCCGCGCAGGTCACGCTCGAGCCGTTCGTGGCCGATCCCACCGCCCTCTACCGCTGGGCCGACGTGGTCACGATGCCGTCGCAGCGGCCCGAATCCCTCGGCCGCGTAGCGATCGAGGCGATGTCCTACGGCGTGCCGCCGCTCGTCACGGCGATCGGCGGCCTGCCCGAGGTGGTGGAGGACGGGAAGACCGGCTGGATCGTCCCGCCGGGCGGCCCGGAGCCGATCGCCGCCGTGCTGGCGGATCTGGTCGCCGACCCGGCGCGCTGGCGCGACTTCGGCCGGGCGGCCCGGGCGCGCTACCTGAGCCTGTTCTCGGAGGCCTCGGCGGCGGAGGGCATCGAGGCCATGGTCCGGACGACGCTGCGCCGCCCGACGGCGACGGATCCGTCCCGCGCCGCGGACGCGCCGGCGCGACCGGCCGCCTAG
- a CDS encoding DUF1972 domain-containing protein, producing the protein MPDRAPKLLILGTRGIPAAHGGFETFAERLALYLVERGWQVGVYCQRDVEAVRDRIVRSTWNGVELITVEIGLRGPVATLAFDAICAHDAATRGGVCLVLGYNGAAFLPYLRARGGRILTNMDGIEWRRPKWSLPVRAFFYVSEWIAAWSSQRLVADHPVIADHLARRRPRGAIATIPYGGDPPAADVGPPPLGLEPDRYLVSIARIEPDNNILTLVEAFSRRARGVRLVVLGTLRVGNPYHRAVEAAASPEVLFPGAIYEPGQVQALRVHARAYLHGHTVGGTNPSLVEALWAGNAVVAHDNPFNRGTAGDGQFYFSDPDSCAAAIERVLSDGAAVAAARAAARARAEQFRWDTVLASYEDALRRVGGYPPAPDNAARAAAAAPVSATAGPGW; encoded by the coding sequence ATGCCTGACCGCGCACCGAAACTACTTATTCTCGGAACGCGCGGTATCCCGGCCGCCCACGGTGGTTTCGAGACTTTCGCGGAACGTCTCGCGCTCTACTTGGTCGAACGCGGCTGGCAGGTCGGCGTGTACTGCCAGAGGGATGTCGAGGCGGTGCGGGACCGCATCGTGCGGAGCACCTGGAACGGCGTCGAACTGATCACCGTGGAGATCGGCCTGCGCGGTCCCGTCGCGACGCTCGCCTTCGACGCGATCTGCGCCCACGACGCCGCGACCCGCGGCGGCGTCTGCCTCGTGCTCGGCTACAACGGCGCCGCATTCCTGCCCTACCTGCGGGCGCGGGGCGGGCGTATCCTGACCAACATGGACGGGATCGAGTGGCGCCGTCCGAAATGGTCGCTGCCCGTGCGCGCCTTCTTCTACGTCAGCGAGTGGATCGCCGCGTGGTCCTCGCAGCGGCTGGTGGCGGACCATCCCGTCATCGCCGACCACCTCGCCCGTCGCAGGCCGCGCGGCGCCATCGCGACCATCCCGTACGGCGGCGATCCCCCGGCGGCCGATGTCGGACCGCCGCCCCTCGGCCTCGAGCCCGACCGCTACCTCGTCTCGATCGCCCGCATCGAGCCAGACAACAACATCCTGACGCTCGTCGAGGCCTTCTCGCGCCGTGCCCGCGGCGTGCGGCTGGTGGTGCTCGGCACGCTGCGGGTCGGCAACCCGTACCATCGCGCCGTGGAGGCAGCCGCCTCGCCGGAGGTGCTGTTCCCCGGGGCCATCTACGAGCCCGGGCAGGTCCAGGCCCTGCGGGTCCACGCGCGGGCCTACCTCCACGGCCACACCGTCGGCGGCACCAACCCGTCGCTGGTCGAGGCGCTCTGGGCGGGCAACGCCGTGGTCGCCCACGACAATCCGTTCAACCGGGGCACGGCTGGCGACGGTCAGTTCTACTTCTCGGATCCGGACAGCTGTGCCGCGGCGATCGAGCGTGTGCTCTCCGACGGGGCCGCGGTCGCGGCGGCCCGCGCGGCGGCGCGGGCGCGCGCCGAGCAGTTCCGCTGGGATACCGTGCTGGCCTCGTACGAAGATGCGCTGCGCCGTGTCGGCGGCTACCCGCCGGCCCCGGACAACGCGGCGCGCGCCGCCGCGGCAGCGCCCGTCAGCGCCACGGCCGGTCCGGGATGGTAG